In Desulfobacterales bacterium, one DNA window encodes the following:
- a CDS encoding dihydroorotase: MLTLIKGGRVVDPGNLDGVMDLLVSDGKIIEIRKKGEKKGSSPADGDHAFLNGEKLPIDQVFDATGKIVMPGLMDMHVHLREPGYEYKETIETGCRAAAHGGFASICAMPDTNPVNDNRQVAEFILKKAAALDMVKVYPFAALSRGLNGDILNEYGELKQAGVIALTDNRPIRNSQFMRRALEYAKGFGLLVISHCEDPDLSAGGVMNEGAIATQLGLSGIPNAAECVGVMRDIALCELTDSRLHIAHVSTKESVRAIQAAKGRGVKITAATAPQYYTLSDNAVIGYNTHTKMNPPLRSRDDVQAIAQGLADGTIDVIASDHAPHSSIEKEVEFDLAADGIVGLETSVPLALRLVEQGTLSLAGLVAKMATNPARILGLESGIRIGAPADITVIDLEKKYTVNSNNFQSLGRNTPFENRQMQGRAVLTMVGGKVVYKHLN; this comes from the coding sequence ATGTTGACGCTGATTAAAGGGGGGAGGGTTGTTGATCCGGGGAATCTGGACGGGGTCATGGACCTGCTCGTTTCGGACGGAAAGATCATAGAAATCCGGAAAAAAGGAGAAAAGAAAGGTTCTTCCCCGGCTGACGGCGACCATGCATTCCTAAATGGGGAAAAATTGCCCATCGATCAGGTGTTTGATGCCACAGGTAAAATCGTAATGCCGGGGCTTATGGACATGCATGTTCATCTGCGCGAGCCCGGTTATGAATATAAAGAAACCATAGAAACCGGATGCAGGGCGGCTGCCCATGGCGGGTTTGCATCCATTTGTGCCATGCCGGACACTAACCCCGTCAACGACAACCGGCAGGTTGCCGAATTTATTCTAAAGAAGGCTGCCGCCCTGGATATGGTTAAGGTATATCCCTTTGCGGCTTTAAGCAGGGGGTTAAATGGAGATATCCTAAATGAATACGGTGAGTTAAAACAAGCAGGGGTGATCGCTCTGACGGACAATCGTCCGATCAGGAATAGCCAATTCATGCGCCGCGCGCTGGAATATGCCAAAGGGTTCGGGTTGCTGGTTATTTCCCACTGTGAAGATCCGGACTTGTCGGCCGGGGGGGTTATGAACGAGGGGGCAATCGCGACGCAATTGGGGCTTTCGGGAATACCCAATGCGGCAGAATGTGTCGGCGTCATGCGGGATATCGCCCTGTGCGAACTCACCGATAGCCGTCTGCATATCGCTCACGTCAGCACAAAAGAATCGGTGCGGGCGATTCAGGCTGCCAAAGGCAGGGGGGTTAAAATAACCGCTGCCACCGCACCCCAGTACTATACCCTTAGCGATAATGCCGTTATCGGTTATAACACCCACACCAAAATGAACCCCCCATTGCGTTCCCGCGATGATGTTCAAGCCATTGCCCAGGGACTCGCCGACGGAACGATAGATGTGATTGCATCCGATCACGCCCCGCATTCTTCCATTGAAAAAGAGGTGGAATTCGATCTGGCCGCAGACGGTATCGTCGGTCTTGAAACATCCGTTCCCCTCGCCCTGAGACTGGTTGAACAGGGAACCCTTTCGCTGGCAGGCCTTGTAGCCAAAATGGCCACGAATCCGGCAAGGATACTCGGCCTTGAGAGCGGCATCAGAATCGGTGCGCCGGCAGATATCACGGTCATTGATCTGGAAAAAAAATATACGGTTAATTCAAACAACTTTCAGTCGCTCGGGCGCAATACCCCCTTTGAAAACCGGCAGATGCAGGGGCGAGCGGTTTTAACCATGGTTGGCGGAAAAGTTGTTTATAAACACCTAAATTAA
- a CDS encoding sigma-54 dependent transcriptional regulator, with translation MSPNAHILVVDDELSMREFLEVLLQRQGYQVTCAENGRKAVSLLATTDFDLLLCDIRLGDITGLDVLRAAKKKNPNTVVIMISAYATTETAVEAMNEGAYDYVPKPFDKDELVQTLANALAVKTLALEKEILDGELKKTIHFGKIVGNSPGMIRIFDMIKQVAGTNTNIMITGESGTGKELIAGAIHEQSDRHDKPFIVINCGGIPESLMESELFGHKKGAFTGATQDKKGLFEIADKGTVFLDEIGEISLNIQVKLLRVIQERVFKPVGSNDNVTVDIRIISATNKKLEEEVINRRFREDLFYRLNVIEVKVPPLRERKGDLRALIQHFLEKYSVRMGKEITKISSYAIDLLNKYDFPGNIRELENLIERSVALTSTNIILPDSLALSFHKRRWIEGAKNRRFDLDEVAHGVSLDTILSEIETAYIEKALEAGAGNKQKAAELLGISYRSLRHRFNKLGFQDDN, from the coding sequence ATGTCCCCCAATGCACATATTCTGGTTGTAGATGATGAACTGAGCATGCGGGAGTTTCTCGAAGTGTTGCTGCAACGTCAGGGCTATCAGGTTACGTGCGCCGAAAACGGCCGCAAAGCGGTTTCACTTCTGGCGACAACGGATTTTGATCTGTTGCTTTGTGATATCAGGCTCGGCGACATCACCGGTCTGGATGTTTTAAGGGCTGCCAAGAAAAAAAACCCGAATACGGTTGTGATCATGATTTCCGCGTATGCCACAACTGAAACAGCGGTTGAAGCCATGAACGAGGGCGCTTATGACTATGTGCCCAAACCCTTTGATAAGGATGAACTTGTCCAAACCCTCGCCAATGCGTTGGCGGTGAAGACGCTGGCCCTTGAAAAGGAGATTTTAGACGGTGAACTAAAAAAGACCATCCATTTCGGGAAGATCGTGGGAAACAGCCCCGGAATGATACGCATCTTTGATATGATCAAACAGGTCGCCGGGACAAACACCAATATCATGATTACCGGGGAGAGCGGAACCGGTAAAGAGTTGATTGCAGGCGCCATCCACGAACAGAGCGACCGCCACGACAAACCCTTTATCGTCATCAACTGCGGCGGCATTCCCGAGTCGTTGATGGAAAGCGAGCTGTTCGGCCACAAAAAAGGCGCATTTACCGGCGCTACCCAGGACAAGAAAGGCCTTTTTGAAATTGCCGACAAAGGGACGGTCTTTCTCGATGAAATTGGAGAAATCAGTCTCAATATCCAGGTAAAGCTGCTTCGGGTTATTCAGGAAAGGGTATTTAAACCCGTGGGAAGCAATGATAATGTTACCGTCGATATCCGGATCATTTCGGCAACCAACAAAAAGCTGGAAGAAGAGGTCATCAATCGACGCTTCAGGGAAGATCTTTTTTATCGCCTGAATGTCATTGAAGTTAAGGTCCCACCATTAAGAGAGCGAAAGGGCGATCTCCGGGCGCTTATCCAGCATTTTCTGGAAAAATATTCGGTTAGAATGGGAAAAGAGATTACCAAAATTTCATCTTATGCCATTGACCTGTTGAACAAATACGATTTTCCCGGAAACATTCGCGAGCTTGAAAACCTGATCGAGCGCAGCGTGGCCCTGACCAGCACGAACATTATCCTGCCCGACAGCCTGGCCCTTTCATTTCATAAGCGAAGATGGATCGAAGGCGCTAAAAACAGGCGCTTTGATCTGGATGAGGTTGCACACGGCGTTTCACTGGATACGATTCTTTCAGAAATTGAGACGGCATACATTGAAAAAGCCTTGGAAGCAGGCGCCGGCAATAAGCAAAAGGCGGCTGAATTGCTGGGTATCAGTTACCGGTCCTTGAGGCACCGTTTCAACAAGCTTGGATTTCAGGATGATAATTAA